GCAGCCGTTTTCAATCAAAATCGCTGATTGTACGGCGCAGCGCTCCTATCTGTATTGGCAGTAGGTGTAATACCACCCGATGCATCCACTCTACTATGACGACGAGCGCCACTCGGATGGAGGCCGCCTGTTCCTTACTCGCAGAATCGAAGCGACGCTACCTGCTCTACCTGCTTGCGGAGGACGGCGAGAAGAACATCGAGGATCTCATCACGCAGATCACCGCCTGGGAACACGAGCAACCGATCGAAACGATCGAGAAGGAAGCCCGCCAGCGCGTGTACGTGACGCTGGTCCACAACCACCTGCCCCGCCTCGCCGACTACGACATCGTCGAGTACGACCTCCGAAGCGGCGACATCGTCCTCGCCGAGGGCTTCGACGACATCAAACCGCTGCTGAAGCAATTCAAACAGACCGAGGACGTCCCGGAGATCCGCAAGCGGCCGGTCCTGTAAGCGGCCGGGAGCCGACGTCGATACTCGACTGCGACGGGCGCGATACTACCCTCCCGGTACCGCAGCGCATTCGCGGCTTCTCTTCTCCTATTGACACCGGCCGAGACCATCGAGATAGCACCGTCTGAACCTCGTATCCGACACTATACCCGTACCCAACCCCAGTCCGCCAGAACCGGTGACCGAGTGACCGGTCTCGGCTGGGCCGACGTCCTCGAGCACGACGTGATTCGAATCGAAACACATTGAACGGTGCCGCGGTAACCGCCGCTGTGAGCCGCTATCGGAACTTCGGACTCTTCCTGGTGTTGTCGGCCCTCTGGGGAACCGCGTTCGTCGCGATCAGCGCCGGCCTCGAGCATCTTCCGCCGGTGCTGTTCGCGGCGCTGCGGTACGACGTCGCGGGCCTCCTGATGCTCGGTTACGCGGCGTACGCCGTCGGCGGTGCGGACGGCGCGGACGGCGAGACGTGGTACCCCAGGGGACGCGACGAGTGGGCGACTGCGGCGGTCGGCGCCGCGCTGTTGATCGCCGCCTACCACGCGTTCCTCTTCGTCGGCCAGCAGCACACGACCGCTGCCGCCGCCTCGATCGTCGTCAGCCTCTCGCCGGTCCTCACGACCGGCTTCGCGCGACTGCTGATGCCCTCGGACGCCCTCTCGCCCGCGGGCATGGCCGGCGTCTGTATCGGACTCGTCGGGGTGGCGGTCATCGCCCAGCCCGATCCCTCGAACCTGTTCGCGACCGACGCCGTCGCCAAACTGCTGGTCTTTCTGGCCGCGGCGTCGTTCGCCCTCGGGAGCGTGCTGACCCGCCGTATCGACGCCTCGCTGCCCATCGAGACGATGGAAGCCTGGTCGATGCTCGGCGGCGCCCTCCTGCTCCACGGCGTGAGCCTCGCGCTCGGCGAGCCATTCGAGCCGGCGACCTGGACCGACCCGCAGGCCCTCGGCGCGCTCGCGTACCTGGCGGTCGGCGCGAGCGCGATCGGCTTCCTGCTGTACTTCGACCTGCTCGAGCGGCTCGGCGCCGTCGAGATCAACATGGTATCGTACGTCGCGCCGATCTTCGCCGCGGTCGTCGGCTGGCTCTATCTGGACGAGGTCGTCGACGCGATGACGCTGTTCGGGTTCGGCCTGATCGTCGTCGGGTTCCTCCTCGTGAAGCGGCGGGCGATCCGGGAGGAGTTCGGCCACGTGCAGCGGTGGGTGTCGGGCGACTGACGGCGGTCGGCAGTCGGCGACCACAAACGCAACCGCAACCGCGACCGCCGACGCTACTCCGTGTCCTTCTCGTAGGCGTGGCCGACGTAGAGTGCGGCGAAGTTGACCGTCACCAGCGCGAAAAACACCGCCGTCTCCGGCGGCGTCGCCAACCCGGTGAGCAACAGCGGCACGTGGAGGAACGGCAACAGGATCGCCCCCCAGAAACACGTCTTCCGGACCGAGGATGCGATCGTCGGCGCCGCTCGCTCGAGGCGGTGGTCGTCGCCGCTGTCGGCGCTGCCCGCCCCGTCGCCGATCGAGGGCGAACTCGAGGTCGACCGCCGATCGCGCGTCGCTGAGGAATCCGACATCGAAACACCTGAGACGGTCGAAATACCGTGTTCGAGCCCCATATATCGGCGCGACGCTTTCGATCCGCTAGCCGCGATTCACGCGAGTACAGCGGGGTGTACTATCGATAACCGTTCGTACTGCGGCTCGAGGCGACGATCCGGATAACCGATCCGCAGGCAGTGTTACTTGGTCACACACTGCAAGAACGCGGGAGTAAGTGACAGCTACCGGCATCTAATACCGGATTATGGGCCCACTACACGGAGTCCTCTCCGGCGGTCCAGAGACCGTAGACCTTCCGAACGAGTTGGCGCGACGCCGTCGATCCGAGGACAACGTACAAAAGAACGATCCGAAACCGCTCGCCGTCCACGAGCGGCGTCAGGTAGTGCGGGTGCGGAGGGAGGCCAAGCGGTGCGCCGCGGTTACTGGAAGCCGATCCGGCTGCCGCGACGACCGGTCGGTTCCGGGCCGCCCGAGCCGCCCTGGAACTCGTCCTCGATGCGCTCGTAGTAGTCGAGGATGTCCTCGGTGATCGTCGGCCGGACGTTCTCCATCGCCTGCCGGAAGTGGCGCATCTCGACGACGTCCGCTTCCTCGTCCTCGCGCAGCGCCTCGATCGCCGCCTCGCGGGCGATCGACTCGAGGTCGCTGCCGACGTAGCCGTCCGTGATCTCGGCGATTTCCCGCAGCGAGACGTCGGCGGCCAGCGGCGTATCCTCGGTGTGGATCTCGAGGATGCGCTCGCGGCCCTCGACGTCGGGCTCGCCGATCATCACGAGGCGGTCGAACCGACCCGAGCGCAACAGTGCGGGGTCGATCATGTCGGGCCGGTTGGTCGCGCCGATGACCATCACGTCCTCCATGTCCTCGAGGCCGTCGAGTTCGGTCAGCAGCTGGTTGACGACCCGCTCGGAGACGTTCGAACCAGTCTCGCCGCCGCCGCGACCGGGTGCGAGGGCGTCGAGCTCGTCGAAGAAGATCACCGTCGGCGAGACCTGCCGGGCCTTGCGGAAGGTCTGCCGGATGGCCTTCTCCGATTCGCCGACCCACTTCGAGAGTAGCTGCGGGCCGCGCACCGAGATGAAGTTCGCGTTCGTCTCGTTGGCGACGGCCTTCGCCATCAGCGTCTTCCCGGTGCCCGGCGGCCCGTACAGCAGGACCCCGGCCGGCGGATCGACGCCCAGCCGGTCGAACCGCTCGGGGCTCGAGAGGGGCCACTCGACGGATTCCTGGACCTGCTCTTTAGCCTCGTTGAGGCCGCCGACGTCGTCCCAGGAGATCTTCGGGAGTTCGACGAGGACCTCCCGCATCGCCGACGGCTCCACCTCGTTTAAGGCGCCGCGGAAGTCTTCGCGCTTGACGATCATCCGGTCGATCAGGCTCGGCGGAATGTCCTCCTCGTCGAGGTCGATCTCGGGGAGGTACCGCCGCAGGGCCTTCATCGCGGCCTCCTTCGTCAGGCTCTCGATGTCGGCGCCGACGAAGCCGTGGGTCTCGTCGGCGAGGTGACCGAGGTTGACGTCGTCCGACAGCGGCATGCCGCGGGTGTGGATCTGGAGGATTTCCTCGCGGCCGGTCTCGTCGGGGACGCCGATCTCGATCTCGCGGTCGAACCGACCCGGACGACGCAGCGCGGGGTCGACCGAGTCGACGCGGTTGGTCGCCGCGATGACGATGACCTGCCCGCGCGACTCGAGGCCGTCCATCATGGTCAGCAACTGGGCGACGACGCGGCGTTCGACCTCGCCGGTGACGTCCTCCCGTTTGGGGGCGATGGAGTCGAGTTCGTCGATGAAGATGATCGACGGCGACTCCTCGGTCGCGTCCTCGAAGATCTCGCGTAACTGCTGTTCGGACTCGCCGTAGTACTTGGAGATGATCTCCGGGCCCGCGATGGAGAAGAAACTCGCGGAGGTCTCGTTAGCGACGGCCTTCGCGAGCAGCGTCTTCCCGGTGCCCGGCGGGCCGTGCAGGAGGACGCCCTGCGGCGGCTCGATGCCGAGCTTCTTGAAGATCTGCGGGTGCTTCATCGGGAGTTCGACCATCTCCCGGACCCGCTGGATCTCGCTCTGGAGTCCGCCGATGTCCTCGTAGGTGATGCCGCCGCCGGTCTTCTCGAAGCCCGAAATGGGCTCCTCGCGGAGTTCGACGTCGGTGTCCTCAGTGATGAGGACCACCCCTTCCGGTTCCGTTTCGACCGCGATCAGCGGGATGGCCTGCCCCGGGGACCGCATGAAGGGATGGTTCGTCGAGCTCATTACGGGGACGATGTCGCGGCCGACGACCGGCCGCTTCAGGATCTGCCGTTTGACCATGCCGGCGGCGTCTGAGCCGAACTGGACCGACGCCTCCTCCGGCGGCGCGAGGGTGAGTTTGTCGGCCTTCGTCGCTTCGGCCTTCCGGATCGTCACCCGCTCGCCGATGCCCACGTCGGCGTTCTGCCGGGTGAAACCGTCGATGCGGACGGTGTCCGTGTTCCAGTCCTGCCGGTCGGCGCGCCACACCTTCGCGGCGGTGGTGTCCGCACCTTCGATCTCGATGATGTCGCCCGGACTCAGCTTCAAATGCAACAGCGTGTCCGGGTCGAGTCGGGCGATACCACGACCCGAGTCGTTCGGGTACGCTTTGGCAACCTCCAGTTGAACTTCGTTCATGATTCGGGATGGACGGCGATGTGAGTCACTCCGATTCGTGATCGGATAGGTTTTTTGCTAGCTCTAGTTGTGCTAGATGCTACCACGTCAGAGTTAGGGAGGTGGCTACATAGATGTGACGGCATCGGACGGTTTTGGCGGGACCGGATCGGCGAGCAGATGGCTTTTTTGCCGTTCACCTCCCCGGCGTACGTATGACCACGAACACGGGTCCGAACGTCCTCGCGTTCGACGGCCGCATGGGTGCCAGCGGCGACATGCTCCTCGCCGCCCTGGTCGACGCCGGGGCCGATCCCGACGCTCTCGAGGCGGTCGAAGCCACCCTCGAGATCGAGTACCGGATCGCCGAGACGGTCAAGTGCGGGATCGCGTCGACGACGGTCGACGTGGTGTTGACCGGTGAATCAGGTGACTCGAGCGGTCACGAACACGAGCACGACGAACACAGCCACCAGCACGACGGTCACGATCATTCGAGACACGAGCACGATCACGGCCACGACGACCACAATCACGCGGACGGCCACTCGAGCGACGGCGACCACGACCACGTCCACGCCGAGGGTCACGGACCGCACCGCAGCTATCGGGAAGTCCGCGAGATCGTCGCGGACATGGCCCTCCCCGCCGCCGTCGAAGACGACGCGCTCGCGATCTTCAAACGGCTCGGCGAGGCCGAAGCCAGCGTCCACGGCGAGACCCTAGAGGACATTCACTTCCACGAGGTCGGAGCCGACGACGCCATCGCGGACGTCGTCGGCGCGGCGGCGCTGGTCCACGACCTCGAGCCGGACCGGATCGTCACGACGCCGCTTTCGACCGGCGGCGGCACCGTCGGGATGAGCCACGGCGAGTACCCCGTCCCCACGCCGGCGGTGGTCGAAATCGCCCGGGAGGCCGACTGGTCGCTGCGCGGCGGGCCCGTCGACCGCGAACTGCTGACCCCGACCGGCGCGGCGATCCTCGCGCACTTCGCCGAGGGCGTCGACGAACTCCCCTCGCTCGAGCTCGAGGCGTCGGGCTACGGCGCCGGCGGCTACGACCTCGATCCGCACCCGAACGTGCTCCGGGCGCTCGTCGGCCGAGGTGACGGCTCGCTCGTGAAGGACGACATCGCCGTCCTCGAGACGAACCTCGACGATGCAACGCCGGAAGTGCTGGGCGGCCTGCAGGAGACGCTCTCGGACGCGGGCGCGCGAGACGTTTCGATTCTTCCGGCGACGATGAAGAAGTCCCGCCCGGGCCACCTCGTGAAGGTTATCTGCAAGCCCGAGGATCGGCAGCGCGTCGCTCGAGCGCTCGCCGAGGAGACGGGGACGCTCGGGGTTCGCGATGCGGGGGCGACACATCGGTGGATCGCACGGCGGGAGTTCGAGACGGTAGAGTTGGAACTCGAGGGAGAGACCTACGAGGTGACCGTGAAAATCGCGAGTGACGCCGACGGCGAGGTTTACGACGTGAGTGCCGAGTACGAGGACGCGAAGGCGGTTGCTCGAGAAACCGAATTGTCGATTCGTGAGGTGATTCGGCGAGCGGAAGACCAGAGTCCGACAAATCGTAGAGACGAATTCTGAGATAGAAATCACTCTATTGATCGTTTTTGCCTTCCTGACGAAATCACGTACCGTGACTCCGCGGCGGAGGTTACGGTAACGAAGCAGAATACGGCGACAGTTGGATTACAAACGTAATTTGACTTACCGACGCTCGAGGAGTTACGACTACCGAGCTACGTTATATCAAATAAATAATCAGGTGTTGGAAAGTGGCAGGACTATTCAGAGAAGACCGTCGACGTCAAGGTCGAGGTCGAACTGCGCATCAAGGAAGTCCGATGCGTCCGAAGCATCATCGAAGGGACCGAATTGCTCACCGTCAACGATGACGAAGACGCCAGCGGAAGTCTCGAATGCGGAGACATCCTCTTCACTGACACCGTCGTCGCCGTTAGTACCGTCGTCGCCGTTAGTACCGTCGTCGCCGTTAGTACCGTCGTCGCCGTCAGTTTCGTTCTCGTCGTCAGCACCGTCATCGGCGCCGAAGATGTTATCCT
The DNA window shown above is from Halopiger xanaduensis SH-6 and carries:
- a CDS encoding DUF7344 domain-containing protein, producing MTTSATRMEAACSLLAESKRRYLLYLLAEDGEKNIEDLITQITAWEHEQPIETIEKEARQRVYVTLVHNHLPRLADYDIVEYDLRSGDIVLAEGFDDIKPLLKQFKQTEDVPEIRKRPVL
- a CDS encoding DMT family transporter — protein: MSRYRNFGLFLVLSALWGTAFVAISAGLEHLPPVLFAALRYDVAGLLMLGYAAYAVGGADGADGETWYPRGRDEWATAAVGAALLIAAYHAFLFVGQQHTTAAAASIVVSLSPVLTTGFARLLMPSDALSPAGMAGVCIGLVGVAVIAQPDPSNLFATDAVAKLLVFLAAASFALGSVLTRRIDASLPIETMEAWSMLGGALLLHGVSLALGEPFEPATWTDPQALGALAYLAVGASAIGFLLYFDLLERLGAVEINMVSYVAPIFAAVVGWLYLDEVVDAMTLFGFGLIVVGFLLVKRRAIREEFGHVQRWVSGD
- a CDS encoding CDC48 family AAA ATPase — protein: MNEVQLEVAKAYPNDSGRGIARLDPDTLLHLKLSPGDIIEIEGADTTAAKVWRADRQDWNTDTVRIDGFTRQNADVGIGERVTIRKAEATKADKLTLAPPEEASVQFGSDAAGMVKRQILKRPVVGRDIVPVMSSTNHPFMRSPGQAIPLIAVETEPEGVVLITEDTDVELREEPISGFEKTGGGITYEDIGGLQSEIQRVREMVELPMKHPQIFKKLGIEPPQGVLLHGPPGTGKTLLAKAVANETSASFFSIAGPEIISKYYGESEQQLREIFEDATEESPSIIFIDELDSIAPKREDVTGEVERRVVAQLLTMMDGLESRGQVIVIAATNRVDSVDPALRRPGRFDREIEIGVPDETGREEILQIHTRGMPLSDDVNLGHLADETHGFVGADIESLTKEAAMKALRRYLPEIDLDEEDIPPSLIDRMIVKREDFRGALNEVEPSAMREVLVELPKISWDDVGGLNEAKEQVQESVEWPLSSPERFDRLGVDPPAGVLLYGPPGTGKTLMAKAVANETNANFISVRGPQLLSKWVGESEKAIRQTFRKARQVSPTVIFFDELDALAPGRGGGETGSNVSERVVNQLLTELDGLEDMEDVMVIGATNRPDMIDPALLRSGRFDRLVMIGEPDVEGRERILEIHTEDTPLAADVSLREIAEITDGYVGSDLESIAREAAIEALREDEEADVVEMRHFRQAMENVRPTITEDILDYYERIEDEFQGGSGGPEPTGRRGSRIGFQ
- the larC gene encoding nickel pincer cofactor biosynthesis protein LarC; the encoded protein is MTTNTGPNVLAFDGRMGASGDMLLAALVDAGADPDALEAVEATLEIEYRIAETVKCGIASTTVDVVLTGESGDSSGHEHEHDEHSHQHDGHDHSRHEHDHGHDDHNHADGHSSDGDHDHVHAEGHGPHRSYREVREIVADMALPAAVEDDALAIFKRLGEAEASVHGETLEDIHFHEVGADDAIADVVGAAALVHDLEPDRIVTTPLSTGGGTVGMSHGEYPVPTPAVVEIAREADWSLRGGPVDRELLTPTGAAILAHFAEGVDELPSLELEASGYGAGGYDLDPHPNVLRALVGRGDGSLVKDDIAVLETNLDDATPEVLGGLQETLSDAGARDVSILPATMKKSRPGHLVKVICKPEDRQRVARALAEETGTLGVRDAGATHRWIARREFETVELELEGETYEVTVKIASDADGEVYDVSAEYEDAKAVARETELSIREVIRRAEDQSPTNRRDEF